One genomic window of Roseobacter ponti includes the following:
- a CDS encoding ABC transporter substrate-binding protein, producing the protein MKFSKLTTVSALSLAAAGMSSAAQAEELTLCWAAWDPANALVELSKEFEAESGHTMSFEFIPWPNFADRMLNELNSGGKLCDLLIGDSQWIGGGAENGHYVKLNDFFDAESISMGDFADATVYAYSTWPKGTPNYYALPAMGDANGWFYRKDWFARDDIKAAFKEATGRDLAEPTTQKELLETAQFFQGREIDGQTVYGAAIFTERGSEGITMGVTSALYPWGFKYENTPGEYDMEGAVNSPEAVEALEFYKEFYETATPPGYTNSYMGESLDAFKSGQVAMAMNWFAFFPGLYADPNTGGEKIDFFVNPPQNQAGSTLGGQGISVVAYSDKQDAALEYIKWFANPEVQQKWWDLGGYSAHKAVLESPEFVDSAPFAGDFLEAMGAVQDFWQEPAYAELLLAMQKRVHDYVVADQGTAQEALDKLIEDWTETFEDEGKL; encoded by the coding sequence ATGAAATTTTCGAAACTGACCACGGTCAGCGCACTCAGCCTCGCAGCCGCGGGCATGAGCAGTGCCGCTCAGGCCGAAGAACTCACATTGTGCTGGGCTGCATGGGATCCGGCCAACGCCCTCGTCGAGCTTTCCAAGGAGTTCGAAGCGGAATCCGGCCACACCATGAGCTTTGAATTTATCCCCTGGCCCAATTTCGCCGACCGCATGCTCAATGAGCTGAACTCAGGCGGCAAACTCTGCGATCTGCTCATCGGCGACAGCCAGTGGATCGGCGGCGGCGCGGAAAACGGCCACTACGTGAAACTCAACGATTTCTTTGACGCCGAAAGCATCTCCATGGGCGACTTCGCTGATGCGACGGTCTATGCCTATTCCACGTGGCCGAAGGGCACGCCGAACTACTACGCGCTGCCTGCCATGGGCGACGCCAACGGCTGGTTCTACCGCAAAGACTGGTTCGCGCGCGACGACATCAAAGCCGCCTTCAAAGAGGCCACTGGCCGTGATCTGGCAGAACCGACAACTCAGAAAGAGCTGCTCGAAACAGCACAGTTCTTCCAGGGTCGCGAGATTGACGGACAGACGGTGTACGGTGCCGCCATCTTCACAGAGCGTGGCTCTGAAGGCATCACAATGGGTGTCACTTCGGCGCTTTACCCCTGGGGGTTCAAGTACGAAAACACACCCGGCGAATACGACATGGAAGGTGCTGTAAACTCACCCGAAGCTGTGGAAGCGCTTGAATTCTATAAAGAGTTCTATGAAACAGCGACACCTCCGGGCTATACGAACAGCTATATGGGTGAGAGCCTCGATGCCTTCAAATCGGGCCAGGTGGCGATGGCGATGAACTGGTTCGCCTTCTTCCCCGGGCTCTATGCAGACCCCAACACCGGCGGCGAAAAGATCGACTTCTTCGTGAACCCGCCCCAGAACCAGGCGGGCTCCACGCTGGGCGGTCAGGGCATCTCGGTCGTTGCTTACTCCGATAAACAGGACGCAGCACTTGAGTATATCAAGTGGTTCGCCAACCCCGAGGTACAGCAGAAATGGTGGGATCTGGGCGGCTATTCCGCGCATAAAGCCGTGCTGGAAAGCCCTGAATTCGTGGACAGCGCACCATTTGCCGGTGACTTCCTCGAAGCCATGGGTGCGGTGCAGGATTTCTGGCAGGAGCCGGCCTATGCCGAACTGCTGCTGGCCATGCAGAAACGCGTCCATGACTATGTGGTCGCCGATCAGGGCACCGCACAGGAAGCGCTCGATAAGCTGATCGAGGACTGGACAGAAACCTTCGAAGACGAAGGCAAACTCTGA
- the arfB gene encoding alternative ribosome rescue aminoacyl-tRNA hydrolase ArfB: MLRINKDIAIEDWELTENFIRSSGPGGQNVNKVSSAVELRFEAARSPNLAQPVKNRLRRLAGRRWTTEGALVLQCDETRSQARNRDIVRDRLADLIRKALVPPKRRIPTKPTLGSKKRRLKAKKARGEVKALRGNVRDGDV; this comes from the coding sequence ATGCTGAGGATCAACAAAGACATCGCCATTGAGGACTGGGAGCTGACGGAGAACTTCATCCGCTCCTCCGGGCCCGGTGGTCAGAATGTGAACAAGGTCTCCTCCGCCGTCGAACTCCGCTTCGAGGCCGCACGCTCGCCCAATCTGGCGCAACCGGTGAAAAACCGTCTGCGCCGCCTCGCCGGACGCCGCTGGACCACCGAAGGCGCGTTGGTGCTGCAATGCGACGAGACCCGCAGCCAGGCCCGCAACCGCGACATCGTGCGCGACCGCCTGGCCGATCTCATCCGCAAAGCCCTCGTACCACCCAAACGGCGCATCCCCACAAAGCCCACGTTAGGGTCGAAAAAACGCCGCCTGAAGGCGAAAAAGGCCCGCGGCGAGGTCAAAGCTCTGCGCGGCAATGTGCGCGACGGCGACGTCTGA
- a CDS encoding queuosine precursor transporter: MNRAYIPGIIAMAAIVVASNILVQFLFGNWLTWGAFTYPLAFLVTDIMNRVYGAQAARRVVLAGFVVGVICSLIGTQITGEFGPLVTLRIAVGSAIAFLTAQLLDVAIFSALRNGAWWRAPLASTIIGSTVDTALFFTIAFSAGLTFLEPGNDVSWAGEVLPLLGVGPMAPLWVSLAVADWGVKLALALIALIPFRALTARLAPAS; the protein is encoded by the coding sequence ATGAACCGCGCTTACATCCCCGGCATCATTGCCATGGCCGCCATCGTGGTGGCCTCCAATATCCTCGTGCAGTTCCTCTTCGGGAACTGGCTGACATGGGGGGCCTTCACCTATCCGCTGGCCTTTCTGGTCACTGACATTATGAACCGCGTCTATGGCGCGCAGGCCGCCCGGCGCGTTGTGCTCGCGGGCTTCGTCGTGGGCGTTATCTGCTCTCTCATCGGCACACAGATTACGGGCGAGTTCGGGCCTCTGGTGACCCTGCGCATCGCCGTCGGATCCGCTATCGCGTTTCTGACCGCGCAACTCCTTGATGTGGCGATCTTTTCCGCACTCCGGAACGGCGCCTGGTGGCGCGCGCCGCTGGCCTCTACCATCATCGGCAGCACGGTGGACACCGCCCTCTTTTTCACCATCGCCTTCTCCGCTGGCCTCACATTCCTCGAGCCGGGCAATGATGTGTCCTGGGCCGGCGAAGTCCTGCCCCTGCTGGGCGTGGGCCCGATGGCACCGCTCTGGGTGTCGCTCGCCGTGGCCGACTGGGGCGTGAAACTGGCGCTGGCGCTCATTGCCCTGATACCGTTCCGGGCTCTGACCGCGCGCCTTGCACCTGCATCCTGA
- the mepA gene encoding penicillin-insensitive murein endopeptidase, with translation MTLPRMITLISAACLILAACSQPATNTAPAGPLPTIGTSGSADAQKVAKSVFGAKTDGSGQAPAPYGSYAKGCVAGAAQLAETGPTWQAMRLSRNRNWGHPETVDFVEDLSRAAARQPGWNGIYVGDLSQPRGGPMLSGHRSHQIGLDADIWLRRADNLSLSASQRENISSVSMRRNKGAFVNDNWTPAHHQIVKAAASDPRVARIFIFPGAKVQMCKDAKGDRSWLNKVRPWYGHHYHFHVRLACPRGAQGCVNQTPPPAGDGCADAQAWVNNILNPPPPDPNAPAPKPRRELRVADLPAQCAQVLTAR, from the coding sequence ATGACACTGCCCCGAATGATAACACTGATTTCTGCCGCCTGCCTTATCCTGGCGGCCTGCTCGCAACCTGCGACAAACACAGCCCCTGCCGGACCGCTGCCCACCATCGGCACCTCGGGGTCCGCCGACGCGCAAAAGGTCGCCAAATCGGTCTTCGGTGCCAAAACAGACGGTTCCGGGCAGGCCCCCGCACCCTATGGCAGCTACGCCAAAGGCTGCGTGGCAGGTGCCGCACAGCTTGCTGAAACCGGCCCGACCTGGCAGGCGATGCGCCTGTCGCGCAACCGCAACTGGGGCCATCCCGAGACCGTGGATTTCGTCGAAGACCTCAGCCGCGCCGCCGCCCGGCAACCTGGCTGGAACGGCATCTATGTGGGCGATCTGAGCCAGCCGCGCGGCGGGCCGATGCTCTCGGGCCACCGCAGCCACCAGATCGGTCTTGATGCTGACATCTGGCTGCGACGTGCCGACAACCTGTCGCTTTCCGCCAGCCAGCGCGAGAATATCTCGTCTGTCTCCATGCGCCGCAACAAGGGTGCCTTCGTCAACGACAACTGGACGCCCGCGCATCACCAGATCGTCAAAGCCGCCGCCTCAGATCCGCGCGTCGCACGGATTTTCATCTTCCCAGGGGCCAAGGTGCAGATGTGCAAAGACGCCAAAGGGGACCGCTCATGGCTTAATAAAGTGCGGCCCTGGTACGGGCATCACTATCACTTTCACGTCCGTCTCGCCTGCCCGAGAGGCGCGCAGGGCTGCGTGAACCAGACGCCACCGCCTGCGGGCGATGGCTGCGCGGATGCCCAGGCCTGGGTGAACAACATCCTCAACCCGCCACCGCCCGACCCCAATGCCCCGGCCCCGAAACCCCGCCGTGAACTGCGCGTCGCGGATCTTCCGGCGCAGTGCGCTCAGGTGCTGACCGCGCGCTGA
- a CDS encoding MFS transporter: protein MTAQKKRIWGWFAFDWAAQPFYTLGLTFIFGPYFAGVATDFFATGGMAEKAADARAQSVWANAQLVAGLTIGLLGPVIGAYADSTGKRMPWIVAFSVIYVIAAAAMWYLMPDGSGLWFCLVAFAIGFVAAEFALIFVNAQLPGLGDEDTIGQISGTGAALGYWGGVVSLFVMLLFFFEANPEAGTTLIGLAPAFGLNPAQSEGTRFVGPFIALWFVFFMIPYFLWVREPAPVVKQGGFTEAMTDLRASLAQVLKRPSLAAYLGSSMLYRDALNALYGFGGVYARLVLDWSLTNIALFGILGAVTAAIATWIGGRFDAKFGPKPVIRVCIFILIIVCCIIVGMSREAFFGQALAPGSALPDVLFYICGAAIGGAGGALYAASRSMMVRHTNPDRPTEAFGLFALSGKATAFLAPALISIVTTLTESARMGISPLIGLFILSLFVLIWVHPKGDRVR from the coding sequence ATGACAGCACAGAAAAAGCGTATCTGGGGGTGGTTCGCCTTCGACTGGGCGGCGCAGCCCTTCTACACGCTCGGGCTGACCTTCATCTTCGGCCCCTATTTTGCGGGTGTCGCCACGGATTTCTTCGCCACCGGCGGCATGGCGGAAAAAGCCGCGGACGCGCGCGCGCAGTCGGTCTGGGCCAACGCGCAGCTCGTCGCCGGCCTGACCATCGGCCTTCTGGGGCCGGTCATCGGGGCCTATGCCGACAGCACCGGCAAACGCATGCCCTGGATCGTCGCCTTTTCGGTGATCTATGTGATCGCGGCTGCGGCGATGTGGTACCTGATGCCCGACGGCTCGGGCCTGTGGTTCTGCCTTGTGGCTTTCGCCATCGGCTTCGTGGCCGCCGAGTTCGCGCTGATTTTCGTCAATGCACAGCTCCCTGGCCTCGGCGACGAGGACACCATCGGGCAGATCAGCGGCACGGGTGCGGCCCTCGGTTACTGGGGCGGTGTGGTCTCGCTTTTCGTCATGCTGCTCTTTTTCTTTGAGGCCAACCCGGAGGCGGGCACAACGCTCATCGGCCTCGCCCCTGCCTTCGGGCTCAACCCTGCGCAAAGCGAGGGCACCCGCTTTGTCGGCCCGTTTATCGCGCTGTGGTTCGTGTTCTTCATGATCCCCTATTTCCTCTGGGTCCGCGAACCTGCCCCCGTCGTGAAACAGGGCGGCTTTACCGAAGCGATGACAGATCTCAGAGCGTCACTGGCGCAGGTCCTGAAACGCCCCAGCCTCGCGGCCTATCTCGGCTCATCGATGCTTTACCGCGACGCGCTCAACGCGCTTTACGGCTTTGGCGGCGTCTATGCGCGCCTGGTACTCGACTGGTCGCTCACCAACATCGCGCTCTTTGGTATCCTCGGCGCGGTGACCGCCGCCATCGCCACATGGATCGGCGGGCGCTTTGACGCAAAATTCGGCCCTAAACCTGTCATCAGGGTCTGTATTTTCATCCTCATCATCGTCTGCTGCATCATCGTGGGCATGTCACGCGAGGCCTTCTTCGGTCAGGCCCTCGCTCCCGGCTCCGCCCTGCCGGATGTACTCTTTTACATCTGCGGCGCGGCCATTGGCGGGGCTGGTGGTGCGCTTTATGCTGCCTCCCGCTCAATGATGGTGCGCCATACCAACCCCGACCGCCCCACCGAGGCCTTTGGCCTTTTCGCGCTGTCGGGCAAGGCCACGGCCTTTCTGGCGCCTGCGCTGATCTCAATTGTCACCACCCTCACTGAAAGCGCGCGCATGGGCATCTCTCCGCTCATCGGGCTTTTCATTCTGTCCCTTTTCGTGCTGATCTGGGTCCATCCAAAGGGAGACCGCGTCCGATGA
- a CDS encoding YggT family protein, whose protein sequence is MQSLFEILMLLLNVLWFFIIAHVIMSWLINFQVLNTQQQLVAQIWYGLNRLLEPIYGPVRRILPPMGGIDLAPLAVLIAVAALRIILVNNYAAFV, encoded by the coding sequence ATGCAGTCGCTTTTCGAAATTCTGATGCTTTTGCTCAATGTGCTTTGGTTTTTCATCATCGCGCATGTGATCATGAGCTGGCTGATCAACTTTCAGGTGCTCAATACGCAGCAACAGCTGGTGGCGCAGATCTGGTATGGTCTGAACCGGCTGCTGGAGCCGATTTACGGGCCGGTGCGCCGGATTCTGCCGCCGATGGGCGGGATTGATCTGGCGCCCCTCGCGGTCCTGATCGCGGTGGCGGCTCTGCGGATCATCCTTGTCAACAATTACGCGGCTTTCGTCTGA
- the recQ gene encoding DNA helicase RecQ: MTGAATLLRDVFGFDAFRPGQEEIVDAVTAGENVLAIMPTGGGKSLCFQLPALMREGVTVVISPLIALMRDQVRALQEAGVCAGALTSGNTPEETDAVFEALEAGRLRLLYMAPERLASGAAGLLRRAGVSLIAVDEAHCVSQWGHDFRPDYLRIGALRRDLGVPLAAFTATADAETRVEITEKLFGGEQPRAFLHGFDRPNIHLAFAAKNGPRQQILAFADARRGQSGIVYCGTRAKTEGLAGALREAGHTALHYHGGMDAEDRRIAERRFQQEDGLIVVATVAFGMGVDKPDIRWVAHADLPKSIEAYYQEIGRAGRDGAPAETLTLFGPEDIRLRRSQIDEGLAPPERRAADHARLNALLGLAEALKCRRETLLGYFGEAEVTCGSCDLCDTPPDVFDATVAVRKALSAILRTEEWFGAGHLIDILLGNRTEKVLQRGHDQLPTFGVGTEYDKRQWQTIFRQMMGHDLLRPDPDRHGALRMTDAALPVLRDQATISLRRDSVRAAANTRRPAVKAMVSDEDAPLLSALKAKRRALAEAARLPAYIIFNDRTLIEMAEKRPATLDDMAGIGGVGAKKLDKYGDAFLEVIAGEAPQVHPRRRDLAGKAAGTVYDRLLAVQADLARGTEGHDKPLSCSASLLAKVAQMHAADVRTLEKLLGERRAERFGPAFLDVLREAG; encoded by the coding sequence ATGACCGGCGCTGCCACGCTGTTACGTGATGTCTTTGGCTTTGACGCCTTTCGCCCCGGTCAGGAAGAGATCGTCGATGCGGTGACCGCAGGCGAGAACGTGCTCGCGATCATGCCCACAGGTGGCGGTAAATCCCTTTGCTTTCAGTTGCCTGCACTGATGCGGGAGGGGGTGACGGTGGTCATCTCGCCGCTGATTGCGCTGATGCGCGATCAGGTGCGTGCGCTGCAGGAGGCGGGCGTCTGCGCCGGGGCGCTGACCTCGGGCAATACGCCTGAGGAAACGGACGCGGTTTTCGAGGCGCTGGAAGCGGGGCGTTTGCGGCTGCTTTACATGGCGCCGGAACGCTTGGCATCGGGGGCTGCGGGTCTTCTGCGCCGTGCGGGCGTGTCTCTGATCGCGGTCGATGAGGCGCATTGCGTGAGCCAGTGGGGGCATGATTTCCGGCCCGATTATCTGCGCATCGGCGCGCTCCGGCGCGACCTTGGCGTGCCGCTGGCCGCTTTCACGGCGACGGCTGACGCCGAAACCCGTGTGGAAATTACCGAAAAGCTTTTTGGCGGAGAGCAGCCCCGCGCGTTCCTGCACGGGTTTGACCGCCCGAACATCCATCTCGCTTTTGCTGCAAAGAACGGGCCCCGTCAGCAGATCCTGGCCTTTGCCGATGCGCGGCGCGGGCAGTCGGGCATCGTCTACTGCGGCACCCGCGCCAAGACAGAAGGGCTGGCCGGCGCGCTGCGTGAGGCGGGCCACACCGCGCTGCATTATCACGGCGGGATGGACGCGGAAGACCGGCGCATCGCCGAGCGGCGGTTTCAGCAGGAAGACGGGCTGATCGTGGTGGCGACTGTCGCCTTTGGCATGGGCGTTGATAAACCGGACATCCGATGGGTCGCCCATGCGGATCTGCCCAAATCGATCGAGGCCTATTATCAGGAGATCGGGCGGGCCGGGCGCGATGGTGCACCGGCGGAGACGCTGACGCTTTTTGGTCCGGAGGATATCCGCCTGCGCCGGTCGCAGATTGACGAGGGTCTTGCGCCGCCGGAACGCCGCGCGGCTGATCACGCGCGGCTCAACGCGCTGCTTGGTCTGGCTGAGGCACTGAAATGCCGGCGCGAAACCCTGCTGGGCTATTTCGGCGAGGCTGAGGTGACCTGTGGCAGCTGTGATCTGTGTGACACGCCGCCCGATGTGTTCGACGCCACCGTTGCCGTGCGCAAGGCGCTGTCGGCGATTTTGCGCACTGAGGAATGGTTTGGTGCAGGCCATCTCATTGATATTCTTCTTGGAAACAGGACTGAAAAGGTGCTGCAGCGCGGGCATGACCAGCTTCCCACATTCGGCGTCGGCACGGAATATGACAAACGGCAGTGGCAGACGATTTTCCGCCAGATGATGGGGCACGACCTGCTGCGCCCTGACCCCGACCGCCACGGCGCGTTACGGATGACGGATGCGGCGCTGCCGGTGCTGCGCGATCAGGCGACAATTTCGTTGCGCCGTGACAGTGTTCGTGCGGCGGCGAACACGCGCCGTCCGGCGGTCAAAGCGATGGTCTCCGATGAGGACGCGCCGCTCCTGTCGGCGCTCAAGGCGAAACGGCGCGCCCTGGCCGAGGCGGCGCGGCTGCCGGCCTATATCATTTTCAACGACCGCACTCTGATCGAAATGGCTGAAAAACGCCCGGCGACGCTGGATGATATGGCCGGGATCGGCGGTGTGGGTGCCAAGAAACTCGACAAATACGGTGATGCGTTTCTGGAAGTGATTGCCGGCGAGGCGCCGCAGGTCCATCCGCGACGTCGCGATCTGGCGGGCAAAGCGGCGGGCACGGTCTATGACCGGCTGCTCGCGGTTCAGGCGGATCTTGCACGCGGTACGGAAGGTCATGACAAACCGCTGAGTTGTTCCGCATCGCTGCTGGCAAAAGTCGCGCAGATGCATGCGGCCGATGTGCGCACGCTGGAAAAACTTCTGGGTGAGCGACGCGCTGAGAGATTTGGCCCCGCATTTCTGGACGTCCTGCGGGAGGCGGGCTAA